A DNA window from Nitrospira sp. contains the following coding sequences:
- a CDS encoding 8-oxo-dGTP pyrophosphatase MutT, NUDIX family (MaGe:77310607) yields the protein MNFEPQKFFIGLIDFFSILLPGALLTYLLMDEVGPVVLGCERYQALTDAKGVAAFLVASYLVGHLVFLLGSWLDLPYDWLRRRSLNKQIIRLAHRGTLSPWFVRALSWMVFKQEQDLAVACAGKIKAQALTPLQAQEAINTFQWSKALLAKEHPDSLATVQRFEADSKFFRCFVIVLMVLAVAWPFDDTQRLNGTGILFGLLMLALWRYMEQRYKATNQAYWSVITLTGNQGTVSFDKASPDGGTLSRAGGVVYRMRSGVAEYLLVETKHDPHQWVLPKGHIEPGENPRITAVREVHEETGVWARIIGTLSDTTWSVDGSTATTRFFLMEAVGRGLRKEKDRRHDWLTLQEAVADASYVETRELLQAADAQRPRT from the coding sequence ATGAACTTCGAACCTCAAAAATTCTTCATCGGCCTGATAGATTTCTTCTCCATCCTGTTGCCGGGGGCGCTGCTCACCTATCTGTTGATGGATGAGGTTGGCCCGGTGGTGTTGGGATGCGAGAGATACCAGGCCCTTACCGACGCGAAAGGCGTAGCGGCATTTCTTGTTGCCAGCTACCTGGTCGGTCATCTGGTGTTTCTGTTGGGCTCCTGGCTCGATCTCCCCTATGACTGGTTGAGGCGCAGGTCGTTGAACAAGCAGATCATCCGGCTGGCACACAGAGGAACGCTCTCACCATGGTTTGTACGGGCATTGAGCTGGATGGTCTTCAAGCAGGAACAGGATCTCGCTGTCGCTTGTGCAGGGAAGATCAAAGCGCAGGCGCTCACACCCCTGCAGGCTCAAGAGGCAATCAATACCTTCCAGTGGTCCAAGGCACTGCTGGCGAAGGAGCACCCCGACAGCTTAGCCACGGTTCAGCGCTTTGAGGCCGACTCCAAGTTTTTTCGTTGCTTCGTCATCGTGTTGATGGTCCTGGCGGTGGCATGGCCTTTTGACGACACACAGCGACTGAACGGCACGGGTATCCTCTTCGGCCTCCTAATGCTGGCACTCTGGCGCTACATGGAGCAGCGCTACAAAGCCACCAACCAGGCCTATTGGTCGGTGATCACGCTCACAGGCAACCAGGGCACGGTCTCCTTCGACAAGGCCTCGCCCGACGGGGGCACCCTCAGCCGAGCCGGCGGGGTGGTGTATCGCATGCGCAGCGGGGTCGCAGAGTATTTGCTGGTCGAGACCAAGCACGATCCCCATCAATGGGTTCTACCCAAGGGTCATATCGAACCGGGAGAGAATCCACGGATAACAGCCGTGCGCGAGGTACACGAGGAGACCGGCGTGTGGGCCCGTATTATCGGCACCCTGAGCGATACGACCTGGTCTGTTGATGGGTCCACAGCTACGACGCGCTTTTTTCTGATGGAGGCCGTCGGGCGTGGGCTGAGGAAAGAGAAAGACCGCCGGCACGATTGGCTGACTTTGCAGGAAGCAGTTGCCGATGCCAGTTACGTCGAAACCCGCGAGCTGCTTCAGGCGGCAGACGCGCAACGCCCGCGCACATGA